Proteins encoded by one window of Cheilinus undulatus linkage group 13, ASM1832078v1, whole genome shotgun sequence:
- the LOC121519858 gene encoding G-protein coupled receptor 4-like, with product MANICVNTTLLNVNYDNLSFITRVVTYVIIGISLPLTLMAIYALYSQVKNGQVAPIYIINLFISDLIQLCCLIALETEPEEEMIQKIVGHTYRCGVFTSVCFMVCISLERYLVIAHPLWYRFRRTIRISVAVCVVVWIISLVLIFTVFLWVTKFVLDIILTIFLIIPFPLFIFFLVGTLRALSTSVSVPSGEKRRIVAILVLVLLSYTLLFLPTIILLTDRRYGDILCLPSRVSLKLSPLADLLLYVFIKKETFGKLWTSVCCCRKENNDTNNTNTISLDHM from the exons ATGGCAAACATCTGTGTTAACACCACCCTCCTGAATGTGAATTATGACAACCTCTCCTTCATCACGCGTGTAGTGACATACGTCATCATTGGTATCAGTCTCCCTTTGACACTCATGGCCATCTATGCTCTCTACTCTCAG GTAAAGAATGGTCAGGTGGCTCCAATCTACATCATCAACCTTTTCATATCTGACCTCATTCAGCTCTGCTGTCTGATCGCTTTGGAGACAGAACCTGAGGAAGAGATGATACAGAAAATTGTGGGCCATACTTACAGATGTGGTGTATTTACTAGTGTTTGCTTCATGGTGTGTATTTCACTGGAAAG ATATTTGGTCATCGCCCACCCACTGTGGTACCGCTTCAGACGAACCATCAGGATCTCTGTGGCGGTCTGTGTTGTAGTCTGGATCATATCTCTTGTCTTGATTTTTACTGTGTTTCTCTGGGTTACTAAGTTTGTCTTAGACATCATCCTCACCATCTTCCTCATCATTCCCTTCCCACTGTTCATATTCTTCCTGGTTGGGACCCTCAGAGCTCTCTCTACTTCTGTCTCAGTCCCCTCTGGGGAAAAACGGAGAATCGTGGCAATCTTAGTCCTGGTGCTGCTGAGTTATACTCTGCTGTTCCTGCCCACTATTATTTTGCTCACTGACAGAAGATATGGTGACATTCTATGTCTCCCGTCCCGCGTGTCTCTAAAGCTGAGTCCACTTGCAGACTTACTTCTGTACGTTTTCATCAAAAAGGAGACCTTTGGGAAGCTTTGGACCTCTGTGTGCTGTTGCAGAAAGGAGAACAATGACACCAACAACACCAACACAATCAGTCTAGACCACATGTAG
- the LOC121520108 gene encoding G-protein coupled receptor 4-like, with translation MANISVNTTLLNETIDYYDDLLDEYYDDYNTLLNDSYVDPSQAEYHRYVNFIMHVVTYIIIGIGLPLILMAIYALYSQVKNGHVAPIYIINLLISDLIQFCCLIVAQSETVGWTFTVDRTYSCGLLTSVCFMVCISLERYLVIAHPLWYRFRRTIRISVAVCVVVWIISLVLIFTVFLWVTKFVLDIILSIFFIIPFPLFIFFLVGTLRALSTSVSVPSGEKQRIVAILVLVLLIYTLLFLPYVIWLTAGTYTHDITLPFLSLMFVRLSPLADLLLYVFIRKETFGKLWTSVCCCRKKNNDTNNTNTINLDHM, from the exons ATGGCAAACATCTCTGTTAACACCACCCTCCTGAATGAAACCATTGACTATTATGATGACCTTCTGGATGAGTATTATGACGACTACAACACCCTCCTGAACGACAGCTATGTTGACCCCTCTCAGGCTGAGTACCATAGATATGTCAACTTCATCATGCATGTAGTGACATACATCATCATTGGTATCGGTCTCCCTTTGATACTCATGGCCATCTATGCTCTCTACTCTCAG GTAAAGAATGGTCATGTGGCTCCAATCTACATCATCAACCTTCTCATATCTGACCTCATTCAGTTCTGCTGTCTGATCGTTGCTCAGTCAGAAACTGTGGGATGGACCTTCACTGTGGACCGTACTTACAGTTGTGGTCTATTAACTAGTGTTTGCTTCATGGTGTGTATTTCACTGGAAAG ATATTTGGTCATCGCCCACCCACTGTGGTACCGCTTCAGACGAACCATCAGGATCTCTGTGGCGGTCTGTGTTGTAGTCTGGATCATATCTCTTGTCTTGATTTTTACTGTGTTTCTCTGGGTTACTAAGTTTGTCTTAGACATCATCCTCTCCATCTTCTTCATCATTCCCTTCCCACTGTTCATATTCTTCCTGGTTGGGACCCTCAGAGCTCTCTCTACTTCTGTCTCAGTCCCCTCTGGGGAAAAACAGAGAATCGTGGCAATCTTAGTCCTGGTGCTGCTGATTTATACTCTGCTGTTCCTGCCTTACGTTATTTGGCTCACTGCAGGAACATACACCCATGATATCACTCTACCTTTTCTTTCCCTCATGTTTGTAAGGCTGAGTCCACTTGCAGACTTACTTCTGTATGTTTTCATCAGAAAAGAGACCTTTGGGAAGCTTTGGACCTCTGTGTGCTGTTGCAGAAAAAAGAACAATGACACCAACAACACCAACACAATCAATCTAGACCACATGTAG